One stretch of Streptosporangiales bacterium DNA includes these proteins:
- a CDS encoding MerR family transcriptional regulator has product MLVGELAVRTGASVRALRYYEGKGLLRPGRTPSGYRVFAESDVRAVEHVRTLLAAGLGTELIAEILSCMSGESLLLADCRERLAAERRRMTADIDRISTARDLLDGLLTRG; this is encoded by the coding sequence GTGCTGGTCGGTGAGCTCGCCGTGCGTACGGGGGCGAGCGTGCGGGCGCTGCGGTACTACGAGGGGAAGGGCCTGCTGCGCCCGGGGCGCACGCCAAGCGGTTACCGGGTGTTCGCCGAGTCGGACGTGCGCGCCGTCGAGCACGTCCGCACACTGCTCGCGGCCGGGCTCGGCACCGAGCTGATCGCCGAGATCCTGTCGTGCATGAGCGGCGAGTCGCTCCTGCTTGCGGACTGCCGCGAACGCCTGGCCGCCGAACGCCGCCGGATGACCGCGGACATCGACCGGATCAGCACCGCCCGCGACCTGCTCGACGGCCTGCTCACGCGCGGCTAG
- the treY gene encoding malto-oligosyltrehalose synthase — protein MGLEGQPMAPTATYRLQLTPTFGFRDAAAVVPYLAGLGVSHVYLSPILECTPGSNHGYDVVDHGLLSAERGGYEGWQVLQSALREHGLGCVVDIVPNHMAVPVPQSRNAALWSVLRDGRDAATAHWFDIDWDAGGGKLVLAVLGCGLDEAIGTQQLSRDGDRLRYHEHEFPVAPGTEHLGWPEVVHAQHYVLTHWSNPAQPLNYRRFFDIDDLIALRVEDADVFQQTHRLVLELVHRGDIQGLRVDHVDGLADPAGYVDRLAEAAGDTWLVVEKILAPGETLPAEWPCAGTTGYDALRVLDTVWQDPAGLAELAAVYRRFTGEDRTYPDVEREAKRTVLAQLFTAERDRLLALASGQLPAVDRTLLGEALDELLVAMPVYRTYLEPGRKPDARDCEVLERARRAAAEQRPAAAAAIGEFTASLLDPATTELVVRFQQLSSALTAKGVEDTAGYRWHALVSSCEVGGDPGRRSDDPVAEFHEHAGRMAAAGMTTLSTHDTKRGEDVRARLATLTEVPAARAALVDELQAVDAAVDLPTRYLAWQTRLGAAPIDEERLTAYLRKACREAKLATSWTAPDPGYEAAVEHYARALAADARIDAFAGELRLGWISNLLAQKAVQLTMPGVPDVYQGAEGIHLALVDPDNRRPVDYGALGAVLADADRGQRPPSVRTDDPQRLKVHLTSRLLRLRRDRQDLFTRYQPLPAQGVAARHVLAFSRGGVVAVVPRLPVTLAGAGGFRDTTVALPSGSWTSLFSGTTHAGTVRVEQLLTDLPVAVLTREVSA, from the coding sequence ATGGGGTTGGAAGGTCAGCCGATGGCGCCGACAGCCACGTACCGGTTGCAGCTCACCCCGACGTTCGGGTTCCGGGACGCAGCAGCGGTCGTGCCTTACCTGGCCGGTCTCGGCGTCTCGCACGTGTACCTCTCGCCGATCCTGGAGTGCACGCCGGGCTCCAACCACGGGTACGACGTGGTCGACCACGGCCTGCTCTCCGCCGAGCGGGGTGGGTACGAGGGCTGGCAGGTGCTGCAGAGCGCGCTGCGCGAGCACGGGCTCGGCTGCGTCGTCGACATCGTGCCGAACCACATGGCCGTCCCCGTCCCGCAGTCGCGCAACGCCGCGCTGTGGTCGGTGCTGCGCGACGGCAGGGACGCGGCGACCGCGCACTGGTTCGACATCGACTGGGACGCCGGCGGTGGCAAGCTCGTGCTCGCGGTGCTCGGCTGCGGTCTGGACGAGGCCATCGGTACGCAGCAGCTGAGCCGCGACGGCGACCGCCTCAGGTACCACGAGCACGAGTTCCCGGTAGCGCCCGGCACCGAGCACCTCGGCTGGCCCGAGGTCGTGCACGCACAGCACTACGTGCTCACCCACTGGTCGAACCCGGCGCAGCCGCTGAACTACCGGCGGTTCTTCGACATCGACGACCTGATCGCCCTGCGGGTGGAGGACGCCGACGTCTTCCAGCAGACGCACCGGCTGGTGCTCGAGCTCGTGCACCGCGGCGACATCCAGGGCCTGCGCGTCGACCACGTGGACGGGCTCGCCGACCCGGCCGGGTACGTCGACCGGCTGGCGGAGGCGGCCGGCGACACCTGGCTGGTGGTGGAGAAGATCCTCGCCCCCGGCGAGACGCTGCCCGCGGAGTGGCCGTGCGCCGGCACGACCGGCTACGACGCGCTCCGGGTGCTCGACACCGTCTGGCAGGACCCGGCGGGCCTGGCCGAGCTGGCCGCCGTGTACCGGCGCTTCACCGGCGAGGACCGTACGTACCCGGACGTGGAGCGGGAAGCCAAGCGAACGGTGCTCGCGCAGTTGTTCACCGCCGAGCGCGACCGGTTGCTCGCCCTGGCGTCCGGGCAGCTGCCTGCGGTCGACCGCACCCTGCTCGGCGAGGCTCTCGACGAGCTGCTGGTCGCGATGCCCGTGTACCGCACGTACCTGGAGCCGGGACGTAAGCCCGACGCCCGCGACTGCGAGGTGCTCGAGCGGGCACGGCGCGCCGCGGCCGAGCAGCGGCCGGCTGCCGCTGCTGCGATAGGCGAGTTCACCGCCTCGCTGCTCGACCCGGCGACCACCGAGCTCGTCGTCCGGTTCCAACAGCTCAGCAGCGCACTCACCGCGAAGGGGGTGGAGGACACCGCCGGTTACCGCTGGCACGCGCTGGTGTCGAGCTGCGAGGTCGGTGGCGACCCCGGGCGCCGCAGCGACGACCCCGTCGCGGAGTTCCACGAGCACGCCGGCCGGATGGCCGCCGCGGGCATGACCACGCTGTCCACGCACGACACGAAGCGCGGCGAGGACGTCCGCGCCCGGCTGGCGACGCTCACCGAGGTGCCGGCCGCGCGGGCGGCGCTGGTCGACGAGCTGCAGGCGGTCGACGCCGCCGTGGACCTGCCCACCAGGTACCTGGCCTGGCAGACCCGGCTCGGCGCCGCGCCGATCGACGAGGAGCGGCTGACGGCGTACCTGCGCAAGGCGTGCCGGGAGGCGAAGCTCGCCACCTCGTGGACCGCTCCCGACCCCGGCTATGAGGCGGCCGTCGAGCACTACGCTCGCGCCCTCGCCGCCGACGCGCGCATCGATGCGTTCGCCGGCGAGCTGCGCCTCGGCTGGATCAGCAACCTGCTGGCGCAGAAGGCGGTGCAGCTGACCATGCCCGGCGTGCCGGACGTCTACCAGGGCGCGGAGGGGATACACCTGGCCCTTGTCGACCCGGACAACAGGCGTCCCGTCGACTACGGCGCGCTCGGCGCGGTGCTCGCCGACGCCGACCGCGGGCAGCGGCCACCCTCGGTTCGCACCGACGACCCACAACGGCTCAAGGTGCACCTGACAAGCCGGCTGCTGCGGCTGCGCCGCGACCGGCAGGACCTCTTCACCAGGTACCAGCCGCTGCCCGCGCAGGGGGTGGCCGCGCGGCACGTGCTGGCGTTCAGCCGTGGCGGTGTCGTCGCCGTCGTACCCCGGCTGCCGGTCACGCTGGCCGGGGCCGGCGGCTTCCGCGACACCACCGTGGCGCTGCCGTCCGGCAGCTGGACTAGCCTGTTCAGCGGCACCACGCACGCGGGCACCGTGCGCGTCGAGCAGCTGCTCACCGACCTCCCCGTGGCCGTGCTCACGCGGGAGGTCTCCGCGTGA
- the glgX gene encoding glycogen debranching protein GlgX, whose amino-acid sequence MTVWPGQPYPRGATYTGSGTNFAIFSEVADRVELCLFDAEGTETKYELTEVDGYTWHGYLPGIGPGQRYGYRVHGPWDPAQGQRCNPAKLLLDPYAKAIQGGVEWDPAVFAHRLDDPDRTNDDDSAPFTMRSVVVNPFFDWGDDRHPKTPYYQSVIYEAHVKGLTVLHPEVPEELRGTYAGLAHPAVVEHLTQLGVTAVELMPVHQFVVTEEQQKRGRANYWGYDTIGYLAPHNRYAFSGQAGEQVQEFKQMVRSLHAAGIEVILDVVYNHTGEGNHDGPSLCFRGLDNAAYYRLLDDDPRYYMDYTGTGNSLNVRSPNTLQLIMDSLRYWVTEMHVDGFRFDLASALARELHDVDKLSAFFDLVQQDPVVSQVKLIAEPWDVGEGGYQVGNFPPGWTEWNGRYRDTVRDFWRGQTPNVPEFASRICGSSDLYESSGRSPFASINFVTCHDGFTLEDLVSYNEKHNEENGEDNKDGTDDNRSWNCGVEGPTDDPGVVALRAKQKRNFLATLLLSQGTPMLLHGDEIGRTQHGNNNGYAQDNEISWVSWAIGDADRELLDFASRLVAFRHAHPVFRRRRFFQGRPLHGGANGLHDIGWFTVEGTKMTDTDWSNGFSQTLSVFLNGDALVEPDPYGQQVTDDSFLLLFNAYDQDITFTLPDATFGESWEVEFDTANPDATYRPTSKAGQQVDVEARSLVVLRRT is encoded by the coding sequence ATGACCGTTTGGCCAGGTCAGCCCTATCCTCGTGGCGCAACGTACACGGGTTCTGGCACCAACTTCGCGATCTTCTCCGAGGTCGCGGACCGCGTCGAGCTGTGCCTCTTCGACGCCGAGGGCACCGAGACCAAGTACGAGCTCACCGAGGTGGACGGCTACACCTGGCACGGCTACCTGCCCGGCATCGGCCCTGGTCAGCGCTACGGCTACCGGGTGCACGGGCCGTGGGACCCGGCGCAGGGTCAGCGCTGCAACCCGGCGAAGCTGCTGCTCGACCCGTACGCGAAGGCGATCCAGGGCGGCGTGGAGTGGGACCCGGCCGTGTTCGCGCACCGGCTGGACGACCCGGACCGGACGAACGATGACGACAGCGCGCCGTTCACCATGCGCTCCGTGGTGGTCAACCCGTTCTTCGACTGGGGCGACGACAGGCACCCGAAGACGCCGTACTACCAGTCGGTGATCTACGAGGCACATGTCAAGGGCCTCACCGTCCTGCACCCCGAGGTGCCTGAGGAGCTGCGTGGCACGTACGCGGGCCTCGCGCACCCCGCGGTGGTCGAGCACCTCACCCAGCTCGGGGTGACGGCCGTCGAGCTGATGCCCGTACACCAGTTCGTCGTCACGGAGGAACAGCAGAAGCGCGGCCGGGCGAACTACTGGGGCTACGACACCATCGGCTACCTCGCACCGCACAACCGGTACGCGTTCTCCGGCCAGGCCGGCGAGCAGGTGCAGGAGTTCAAGCAGATGGTGCGGTCGCTGCACGCCGCGGGCATCGAGGTCATCCTCGACGTGGTGTACAACCACACCGGCGAGGGCAACCACGACGGGCCGAGCCTGTGCTTCCGCGGCCTCGACAACGCCGCGTACTACCGGCTGCTCGACGACGACCCGCGCTACTACATGGACTACACGGGCACCGGCAACAGCCTCAACGTCCGTAGCCCGAACACGCTGCAGCTCATCATGGACTCGCTGCGCTACTGGGTCACCGAGATGCACGTCGACGGGTTCCGCTTCGACCTGGCGTCCGCGCTCGCCCGCGAGCTGCACGACGTGGACAAGCTCTCGGCGTTCTTCGACCTCGTGCAGCAGGACCCCGTGGTGTCGCAGGTGAAGCTCATCGCGGAGCCGTGGGACGTCGGCGAGGGCGGCTACCAGGTGGGCAACTTCCCGCCCGGCTGGACGGAGTGGAACGGCCGCTACCGCGACACCGTGCGCGACTTCTGGCGCGGCCAGACGCCCAACGTGCCGGAGTTCGCGTCCCGCATCTGCGGCTCGAGCGACCTCTACGAGTCCAGCGGGCGCAGCCCGTTCGCGTCCATCAACTTCGTCACCTGTCACGACGGCTTCACCCTCGAAGACCTGGTGTCGTACAACGAGAAGCACAACGAGGAAAACGGTGAGGACAACAAGGACGGCACCGACGACAACCGGTCGTGGAACTGCGGTGTCGAGGGTCCCACCGACGACCCCGGCGTAGTCGCGCTGCGCGCGAAGCAGAAGCGCAACTTCCTCGCCACGCTGCTGCTCTCGCAGGGCACCCCGATGCTGCTGCACGGCGACGAGATCGGCCGCACCCAGCACGGCAACAACAACGGCTACGCCCAGGACAACGAGATCTCCTGGGTGAGCTGGGCCATCGGCGACGCGGACCGTGAGCTGCTCGACTTCGCCTCGCGGCTCGTCGCGTTCCGGCATGCGCACCCGGTGTTCCGCAGGCGCCGGTTCTTCCAGGGACGCCCGCTGCACGGCGGCGCGAACGGGCTGCACGACATCGGCTGGTTCACCGTCGAGGGCACGAAGATGACCGACACCGACTGGAGCAACGGGTTCAGCCAGACGCTGAGCGTGTTCCTCAACGGTGACGCGCTCGTCGAGCCCGACCCGTACGGCCAGCAGGTGACCGACGACTCGTTCCTGCTGCTCTTCAACGCCTACGACCAGGACATCACCTTCACCCTGCCGGACGCCACGTTCGGCGAGTCGTGGGAGGTGGAGTTCGACACCGCCAACCCGGACGCGACGTACCGTCCCACCAGCAAGGCCGGACAACAGGTGGACGTGGAGGCCCGCTCGCTCGTGGTGCTGCGCCGCACCTAG
- a CDS encoding DNA alkylation response protein, whose amino-acid sequence MPHRDRPEISPDNVPAPLPDHDAFAADPTLQAGVTRHGGKWADELLHEIGAAAGSAEAHDLGDLANRYPPALRTHDRAGQRVDEVDFHPAWHELLGRAVGWGLTGSPWSAPGPGAHVARTAGFYLWSQVEQGHLCPVSMTHAAVPALRTDKELAAAWEPLLTSRRYEPGLVPAAGKAGALAGMGMTETHGGSDVRSNSTAATATDTAGVYTLTGHKWFCSAPMSDVFLVLAQAAGGLTCFVLPRVLDDGSRNAFHIRRLKDKLGNRSNASSEVEFDAAVAYRLGEEGRGLRTIMAMVAATRLDCVAGSAAIVRQAAVRATHYAHGRTAFGSTLIDKPLMRNVLTDLAVESEAATALLMRLAAAADADEQALLRIALPVAKFWVCKRAPGMIAEALECFGGNGYVEDWGMARLYREAPLNSIWEGSGSVNALDLLRALREPQNVDAVLAELAESRGADQHLDRAVTDLLTELADLTDLERRARRLGERTALVLTGALLVRHGAPAVADVFCATRLGGTGGHTFGTVPGTPDDERILSRVWAD is encoded by the coding sequence CTGCTGCACGAGATCGGCGCGGCGGCCGGCAGCGCAGAGGCACACGACCTCGGCGATCTCGCCAACCGGTACCCGCCGGCGCTGCGTACCCACGACCGCGCCGGGCAGCGGGTCGACGAGGTCGACTTCCACCCCGCCTGGCACGAGCTGCTTGGGCGCGCCGTCGGCTGGGGGCTCACCGGCTCGCCGTGGTCCGCGCCGGGGCCGGGCGCGCACGTCGCGCGTACGGCGGGTTTCTACCTGTGGTCGCAGGTCGAACAGGGGCACCTCTGCCCCGTCTCCATGACGCACGCCGCCGTACCGGCGCTGCGTACGGACAAGGAGCTGGCCGCGGCCTGGGAGCCGCTGCTCACCTCCCGCAGGTACGAGCCCGGCCTCGTCCCCGCCGCGGGCAAGGCGGGTGCGCTCGCCGGCATGGGCATGACGGAGACACACGGCGGCTCGGACGTACGGTCGAACAGCACGGCGGCGACGGCCACCGACACCGCGGGTGTCTACACGCTCACCGGGCACAAGTGGTTCTGCTCCGCGCCGATGAGCGACGTCTTCCTCGTACTGGCGCAGGCGGCCGGCGGGCTGACCTGCTTCGTGCTCCCCCGGGTGCTCGACGACGGCAGCCGCAACGCGTTCCACATCCGCCGGTTGAAGGACAAGCTCGGCAACCGGTCGAACGCGTCCAGCGAGGTCGAGTTCGACGCCGCCGTCGCGTACCGGCTCGGCGAGGAGGGACGCGGCCTGCGCACCATCATGGCGATGGTCGCCGCCACCAGGCTCGACTGCGTCGCGGGCTCGGCGGCGATCGTCAGGCAGGCGGCCGTGCGGGCGACCCACTACGCGCACGGGCGCACGGCGTTCGGCTCGACGCTGATCGACAAGCCGTTGATGCGCAACGTGCTCACCGACCTCGCCGTCGAGTCCGAGGCGGCGACGGCGTTGCTGATGCGGCTCGCGGCCGCGGCCGACGCCGACGAGCAGGCGCTGTTGCGCATCGCCCTGCCGGTGGCCAAGTTCTGGGTGTGCAAGCGGGCGCCCGGCATGATCGCCGAGGCCCTGGAGTGCTTCGGCGGCAACGGCTACGTGGAGGACTGGGGCATGGCCAGGCTGTACCGGGAGGCCCCGCTGAACTCCATCTGGGAGGGTTCAGGCAGCGTCAACGCGCTCGACCTGCTGCGCGCGCTGCGGGAGCCGCAGAATGTCGACGCCGTGCTGGCCGAGCTCGCCGAGTCCAGGGGCGCCGACCAGCACCTCGACCGCGCGGTCACCGACCTGCTCACCGAGCTCGCTGACCTCACCGACCTGGAGCGGCGGGCGCGCCGGCTGGGCGAGCGGACGGCGCTCGTGCTGACCGGTGCCCTGCTCGTACGGCACGGCGCCCCGGCGGTCGCGGACGTGTTCTGCGCTACCCGGCTCGGCGGCACCGGCGGGCACACGTTCGGTACGGTTCCCGGCACACCGGACGACGAGAGGATCCTCTCGCGCGTCTGGGCCGACTGA
- the treZ gene encoding malto-oligosyltrehalose trehalohydrolase, translating to MTELRVWAPAASAVDTVLDDGRHPMVPADRPGWWTVDVPDLPAGARYGFAVDGGDPVPDPRGVWLPDGVHVPGRHYRHADYRWHDTGWRGIALPGRVVYELHVGTFTPAGTFAGAAEKLDHLVDLGIDVVELLPVHAFPGRHGWGYDVAAPFAVHEPYGGPDGLKAFVDACHARGLAVALDVVYNHLGPDGAYLATFGPYLTDSYRTPWGPAVNLDDPGSDDVREYIVENALMWLRDFHVDGLRIDAVHAFRDSSATHLLEELAAAVREFGVAAGRTTFLVAESDLGDPRIVTPTAGGGYGIHAQWNDDFHHALHVTLTGETDGYYADFSGLPDLATAIEQGYVYTGQHSRVRGRRHGRPPVGVAGWQLLGYLQTHDQVGNRAGGERSSHLLSPGLLQVAAALVLTSPFTPMLFMGEEWGAATPWLFFSDHRDERLADNVRTGRRAEFASFGWRADEVPDPQAPATFRRSVLDWAEREREPHRDLLDWHRRLIALRNEFPALASGPLGDSHVTYAADERWLVVERAGVVVAANLALQPRLLPLPTRPGQVLLASTDDYAFRDGRLELPGETVAICKAE from the coding sequence GTGACCGAGCTCCGGGTATGGGCGCCGGCCGCGTCCGCCGTCGACACCGTCCTCGACGACGGCCGGCACCCGATGGTGCCGGCGGACCGTCCCGGCTGGTGGACGGTCGACGTGCCCGACCTACCCGCCGGCGCCCGCTACGGGTTCGCCGTCGACGGCGGCGATCCGGTGCCCGACCCGCGCGGCGTGTGGCTGCCCGACGGTGTACACGTGCCCGGCCGGCACTACCGGCATGCCGACTACCGCTGGCACGACACCGGCTGGCGCGGCATCGCCCTGCCCGGTCGGGTCGTCTACGAGCTGCACGTCGGCACGTTCACCCCGGCGGGCACGTTCGCCGGCGCCGCGGAAAAGCTGGACCATCTCGTCGACCTCGGCATCGACGTCGTGGAGCTGCTGCCCGTGCACGCGTTCCCCGGTAGGCACGGCTGGGGCTACGACGTCGCGGCCCCGTTCGCCGTGCACGAGCCGTACGGCGGGCCGGACGGCCTCAAGGCGTTCGTGGACGCCTGCCACGCCCGCGGCCTGGCGGTGGCGCTCGACGTCGTCTACAACCACCTCGGGCCGGACGGGGCGTACCTCGCTACCTTCGGGCCGTACCTCACCGACAGCTACCGCACGCCCTGGGGACCCGCGGTGAACCTGGACGACCCGGGCAGCGACGACGTGCGCGAGTACATCGTCGAGAACGCGCTGATGTGGTTGCGCGACTTCCACGTCGACGGGTTGCGCATCGACGCCGTGCACGCGTTCCGCGACTCGTCGGCGACGCACCTGCTCGAGGAGCTCGCCGCCGCGGTGCGGGAGTTCGGCGTCGCCGCCGGCCGCACCACGTTCCTCGTCGCGGAGTCCGACCTCGGCGACCCGCGCATCGTCACCCCCACGGCCGGCGGCGGTTACGGGATCCACGCGCAGTGGAACGACGACTTCCACCACGCGCTGCACGTGACGCTCACCGGGGAGACCGACGGGTACTACGCCGACTTCAGCGGCCTGCCCGACCTGGCCACCGCTATAGAGCAGGGCTACGTCTACACCGGGCAGCACTCGCGGGTGCGCGGCCGGCGGCACGGGCGGCCGCCGGTGGGCGTCGCCGGCTGGCAGCTGCTCGGCTACCTGCAGACGCACGACCAGGTGGGCAACCGGGCCGGCGGTGAGCGCAGCTCGCACCTGCTCTCCCCCGGCCTGCTGCAGGTCGCCGCGGCGCTCGTCCTCACCTCTCCGTTCACCCCCATGCTGTTCATGGGCGAGGAATGGGGCGCCGCCACGCCGTGGCTGTTCTTCAGCGACCACCGCGACGAACGGCTCGCCGACAACGTTCGTACAGGCCGGCGCGCCGAGTTCGCCAGCTTCGGTTGGCGCGCCGACGAAGTGCCCGACCCGCAGGCCCCCGCGACGTTCCGCCGCTCGGTGCTCGACTGGGCCGAACGAGAGCGCGAGCCGCACCGCGACCTGCTCGACTGGCACCGGCGCCTGATCGCGCTCCGCAACGAGTTCCCCGCACTGGCCAGCGGCCCGCTCGGCGACAGCCACGTGACGTACGCCGCCGACGAGCGCTGGCTGGTCGTCGAGCGCGCCGGCGTCGTGGTGGCCGCTAACCTGGCCCTGCAGCCCCGGCTGCTCCCGTTGCCCACCAGGCCAGGGCAGGTGCTCCTGGCCTCCACCGACGACTACGCCTTTCGCGACGGACGTCTCGAACTGCCGGGCGAAACCGTCGCGATCTGCAAAGCCGAGTGA
- a CDS encoding pyrimidine reductase family protein: MLYPAAPATPLGRQDEPDLDAVYAYPAASPWLRANMIASVDGAAVLDGGSRALGSATDRKLIGHLRGLADAVIVGAGTARAEKYGPLRPKQERRQRRLAAGLTPVPRLVIVSGSLDLDVSASAFTEAELPTVVVTHAAADHARRKQVEQVADIVVAGKQQVDVHALIDALAARGLSRLLCEGGPALLGTFAAADRIDDLCLTVAPLLVAGGETRVTSGPAVQPPRSLDLAHVLEHDDYLYLHYTRA, encoded by the coding sequence ATGCTGTACCCCGCCGCCCCGGCCACACCGCTCGGGCGCCAGGACGAGCCGGACCTCGACGCGGTCTACGCGTACCCGGCCGCGAGCCCGTGGCTGCGCGCCAACATGATCGCCAGCGTGGACGGCGCCGCAGTGCTCGACGGCGGCTCCAGGGCGCTCGGCAGCGCGACCGACAGGAAGCTGATCGGCCACCTGCGCGGGCTTGCCGACGCGGTGATCGTGGGCGCGGGCACGGCGCGGGCGGAGAAGTACGGTCCGCTGCGGCCGAAGCAGGAGCGCAGGCAGCGGCGGCTGGCCGCCGGCCTCACCCCGGTGCCGCGGCTGGTCATCGTCTCCGGGTCGCTGGACCTCGACGTCTCGGCGTCCGCGTTCACCGAGGCGGAGCTGCCGACGGTCGTCGTCACGCACGCCGCCGCGGACCACGCCAGGCGCAAGCAGGTCGAGCAGGTCGCGGACATCGTCGTCGCCGGCAAGCAGCAGGTCGACGTACACGCGCTGATCGACGCGCTCGCCGCCCGCGGCCTCTCCCGGCTGCTGTGCGAGGGCGGCCCGGCGCTGCTCGGCACGTTCGCCGCCGCCGACCGGATCGACGACCTCTGCCTCACCGTCGCGCCGCTGCTCGTCGCGGGCGGCGAGACCCGGGTGACGAGCGGCCCTGCGGTGCAGCCGCCGCGCTCGCTCGACCTCGCCCACGTGCTCGAGCACGACGACTATCTCTACCTGCACTACACGAGGGCATAG